A genomic window from Micromonospora ferruginea includes:
- a CDS encoding LLM class F420-dependent oxidoreductase codes for MRVSIFTEPHRGADYDDQLRFARLVEDSGFEGFFRADHYRSMGDEPALPGPTDAWLTLAALARETSRIRLGTLVTSATFRLPGPLAVMVAQVDRMSGGRVELGIGAGWFEREHTAYGIPFPPVSERFDRLAEQLEIVTGLWRTPDGETYSYSGEHYRLVDAPALPKPVQRPGPPVIVGGKGPKRTPELAARYADEFNMPFKNVAETAAAYERVREACDRTGRDASGRAPLTLSAGIVVAIGRTDAEAQRRAAPLHVASALPPEDPVVGSPAQLVERLGEFAAVGTSRVHLRLIDFDDLDHVELIAAEVLPQLDGTR; via the coding sequence ATGCGGGTCTCGATCTTCACCGAACCGCACCGTGGCGCGGACTACGACGATCAGCTCCGGTTCGCCCGGCTGGTCGAGGATTCCGGCTTCGAGGGCTTCTTCCGCGCCGACCACTACCGGTCGATGGGCGACGAGCCGGCGCTGCCCGGGCCCACCGACGCCTGGCTGACGCTCGCCGCGCTGGCCCGGGAGACGTCCCGCATCCGGCTCGGCACGCTCGTCACCTCCGCCACCTTCCGGCTCCCCGGGCCGCTGGCCGTCATGGTCGCCCAGGTCGACCGGATGAGCGGCGGCCGGGTCGAGCTGGGCATCGGCGCCGGCTGGTTCGAGCGGGAGCACACCGCGTACGGCATCCCGTTCCCGCCGGTCAGCGAACGGTTCGACCGGCTGGCCGAGCAACTGGAGATCGTCACCGGGCTGTGGCGCACCCCGGACGGGGAGACCTACAGCTACAGCGGCGAGCACTACCGGCTGGTCGACGCGCCCGCGCTGCCCAAGCCGGTGCAGCGGCCCGGCCCGCCGGTGATCGTCGGCGGCAAGGGCCCGAAGCGCACCCCGGAGCTGGCCGCCCGGTACGCCGACGAGTTCAACATGCCGTTCAAGAACGTCGCCGAGACGGCCGCCGCGTACGAGCGGGTCCGCGAGGCGTGCGACCGCACCGGGCGGGACGCGTCCGGGCGGGCGCCGCTGACCCTCTCCGCCGGGATCGTGGTGGCGATCGGGCGCACCGACGCCGAGGCGCAGCGACGGGCCGCGCCGCTGCACGTCGCCAGCGCGCTCCCGCCGGAGGACCCGGTGGTCGGCTCCCCGGCCCAGCTCGTGGAGCGGCTCGGTGAGTTCGCCGCGGTCGGGACCAGCCGGGTGCACCTGCGACTGATCGACTTCGACGACCTCGACCACGTGGAGCTCATCGCCGCCGAGGTGCTCCCCCAACTGGACGGAACCCGATGA
- a CDS encoding ABC transporter substrate-binding protein — translation MRRLTRTVAAAALATALALVGGCSSDSDKSEAGSGGNGGALEKVTYLTSFGNFGRDSYAWVAKDKGFFKEAGFDVDIKPGQGTGSVIQTITGGQADFGPIDLTGGILQLGNGQAKDFVAVAAIQQRTMAAIVTVEGKNIATPKDLEGKKLADTPTSVVRNLFPTYARLAGIDEKKVTWVNGEAQGLIGMLGSGSVDGIGQFVVGQPTVEVVTKKKPVVLPYSNVMQDLYGNALITSSKIAKEKPEMVKKFTAALLKGLNYSLEHPDEAGEILKKNVPAANPAASAAELKLMAAYVRSSNSGTAIGTLDSGRVAKSIALLQGAGALKQNLTPDQIINFDLAPKA, via the coding sequence ATGAGAAGGTTGACCCGCACGGTCGCCGCCGCGGCGCTGGCGACCGCCCTCGCCCTCGTGGGCGGCTGCAGCAGTGACTCGGACAAGTCCGAGGCCGGCAGCGGCGGCAACGGTGGGGCGCTGGAGAAGGTGACCTACCTCACGTCGTTCGGTAACTTCGGCCGTGACTCCTACGCCTGGGTGGCCAAGGACAAGGGCTTCTTCAAGGAGGCCGGTTTCGACGTCGACATCAAGCCGGGCCAGGGCACCGGTTCGGTGATCCAGACCATCACCGGCGGCCAGGCCGACTTCGGCCCGATCGACCTGACCGGCGGCATCCTGCAGCTCGGCAACGGTCAGGCCAAGGACTTCGTCGCGGTGGCCGCGATCCAGCAGCGCACCATGGCCGCCATCGTCACGGTCGAGGGCAAGAACATCGCCACCCCGAAGGACCTCGAGGGCAAGAAGCTCGCCGACACCCCGACCTCCGTCGTGCGCAACCTCTTCCCCACGTACGCCCGGCTGGCCGGCATCGACGAGAAGAAGGTGACCTGGGTCAACGGTGAGGCGCAGGGCCTGATCGGCATGCTCGGCTCGGGCTCGGTGGACGGCATCGGCCAGTTCGTGGTCGGTCAGCCCACCGTGGAGGTGGTGACGAAGAAGAAGCCGGTCGTGCTGCCCTACAGCAACGTGATGCAGGACCTCTACGGCAACGCGCTGATCACCTCCAGCAAGATCGCCAAGGAGAAGCCGGAGATGGTGAAGAAGTTCACCGCCGCGCTGCTCAAGGGCCTGAACTACTCGCTGGAGCACCCGGACGAGGCCGGCGAGATCCTGAAGAAGAACGTGCCGGCCGCGAACCCGGCGGCGTCCGCCGCCGAGCTCAAGCTGATGGCCGCGTACGTCCGGTCGAGCAACTCCGGCACCGCCATCGGCACGCTCGACAGCGGCCGGGTGGCCAAGAGCATCGCGCTGCTCCAGGGCGCGGGCGCGCTCAAGCAGAACCTCACCCCCGACCAGATCATCAACTTCGACCTGGCGCCGAAGGCCTGA
- a CDS encoding ABC transporter ATP-binding protein — MIRLSGVSRTFDGRSGRVEALRGIDLDVAEGEFVAVLGRSGCGKSTLLRMIAGLLPVTAGQITVAGTPITKPRQDVAMLFQRPALLPWRTVLDNVLLPVEIFGWRRAKHRERARELLEMAGLGGFEKRLPHELSGGMQQRVSLCRSLIGSPRVMLMDEPFSALDALTREELSGELQRVHMDTKATIVFVTHSIDEAVLLADRVVVLSPRPGRIREVVEVAVPRPRTLGRHAHLADVARISAELHELLMERDAPGVPAPAGTPPRAATTGGR; from the coding sequence ATGATCCGACTGTCCGGGGTGTCCCGCACCTTCGACGGCCGCTCGGGGCGGGTGGAGGCGCTGCGCGGCATCGACCTCGACGTCGCCGAGGGTGAGTTCGTCGCCGTCCTCGGCCGATCCGGCTGCGGCAAGTCCACCCTGCTGCGCATGATCGCCGGCCTGCTGCCGGTCACCGCCGGTCAGATCACCGTCGCCGGCACGCCGATCACGAAGCCGCGCCAGGACGTCGCCATGCTGTTCCAGCGCCCGGCGCTGCTGCCCTGGCGCACGGTGCTCGACAACGTCCTGCTGCCGGTGGAGATCTTCGGCTGGCGCCGGGCCAAGCACCGCGAACGCGCCCGCGAGCTGCTGGAGATGGCCGGGCTGGGCGGTTTCGAGAAGCGCCTCCCGCACGAGCTGTCCGGCGGCATGCAGCAGCGCGTCTCGCTGTGCCGCTCGCTGATCGGCTCGCCCCGGGTGATGCTGATGGACGAGCCGTTCTCCGCGCTCGACGCGCTCACCCGCGAGGAGCTGTCCGGCGAACTCCAGCGGGTGCACATGGACACGAAGGCGACGATCGTCTTCGTCACCCACTCGATCGACGAGGCGGTGCTGCTGGCCGACCGGGTGGTCGTGCTCAGCCCGCGTCCGGGCCGCATCCGTGAGGTGGTCGAGGTGGCCGTCCCCCGGCCCCGCACCCTGGGCCGGCACGCGCACCTGGCCGACGTCGCCCGGATCAGCGCCGAGCTGCACGAACTGCTGATGGAGCGGGACGCCCCCGGCGTACCGGCGCCGGCCGGGACGCCGCCGCGGGCCGCGACCACGGGAGGGCGCTGA
- a CDS encoding cupin codes for MSELSTDLELGPVGQEIVYENDRVRVWHIRLEPGERQPLHRHDHPYLVIAVQGAKNVVQTIDGTTIDADEPTGGVVYRDPGAVHMLTNVGDTTYLARLVELK; via the coding sequence ATGAGCGAACTCTCCACCGACCTCGAACTCGGCCCGGTGGGCCAGGAGATCGTCTACGAGAACGACCGGGTCCGGGTCTGGCACATCCGGCTGGAGCCGGGCGAGCGGCAGCCGCTGCACCGGCACGACCACCCGTACCTGGTGATCGCGGTCCAGGGCGCGAAGAACGTGGTGCAGACCATCGACGGCACCACGATCGACGCCGACGAGCCCACCGGCGGGGTGGTCTACCGCGACCCGGGTGCGGTGCACATGCTGACCAACGTCGGCGACACCACCTACCTCGCCCGTCTGGTCGAGTTGAAGTAG
- a CDS encoding ABC transporter permease, whose product MTEARPGAPAEPPPAAAVRRRRAVPPATVGLPLLGLVIAVAAWWLVTSGLHLVHPVALPPPQAVARSLAATTDVLLPALGITTWMTVAGFLLSSAVGVLIGMALAASSRVERMFAPLLVAVNAVPKIAFGPLLVVAVGFGQKPILTMVFLLCFFPIVLSTATGLTTTPADLAELGRSLNASWWQSFRKVRLPAALPQIFVGLKVAMPLAAIGAVIGEFYSDRPGLGYQILQYNGVGDTATAWAAILLVALMSIVLYAALSAIERFALPWVRATTSAR is encoded by the coding sequence TTGACCGAGGCCCGGCCGGGAGCGCCGGCGGAACCGCCTCCGGCGGCGGCCGTCCGGCGGCGCCGGGCCGTACCCCCGGCCACGGTCGGGTTGCCGCTGCTCGGCCTGGTCATCGCGGTGGCCGCCTGGTGGCTGGTCACGTCCGGGCTGCACCTGGTGCACCCGGTCGCGTTGCCGCCGCCGCAGGCGGTGGCCCGTTCGCTGGCCGCCACCACCGACGTGCTGCTGCCCGCGCTGGGGATCACCACCTGGATGACGGTGGCCGGCTTCCTGCTGTCGTCCGCCGTCGGCGTGCTGATCGGGATGGCGCTGGCCGCCTCCAGCCGGGTCGAACGGATGTTCGCGCCGCTGCTGGTGGCCGTGAACGCGGTCCCGAAGATCGCCTTCGGCCCGCTGCTCGTGGTGGCCGTGGGTTTCGGCCAGAAGCCGATCCTGACGATGGTGTTCCTGCTCTGCTTCTTCCCGATCGTGCTCTCCACCGCCACCGGGCTGACCACCACCCCGGCCGACCTGGCGGAGTTGGGCCGATCGCTCAACGCCTCCTGGTGGCAGTCGTTCCGCAAGGTGCGCCTGCCGGCCGCGCTGCCGCAGATCTTCGTCGGGCTCAAGGTGGCCATGCCGCTGGCCGCGATCGGCGCGGTGATCGGCGAGTTCTACTCCGACCGGCCCGGCCTGGGCTACCAGATCCTGCAGTACAACGGCGTCGGTGACACCGCGACCGCCTGGGCGGCCATCCTGCTGGTGGCGCTGATGAGCATCGTGCTCTATGCGGCGCTGAGCGCGATCGAGCGGTTCGCCCTGCCCTGGGTCCGCGCCACCACCTCCGCCCGCTGA
- a CDS encoding ABC transporter substrate-binding protein, translating into MSPIRSARIAALASAMLATTLTGCGIGGEPQDTSPIVIAADLELSGASAPIGKVYQRALELKVDQMNASGALGGRKIELNVKDNRSDAAESLRNINDFSGDSRVSAVIMGGCNECAVGAARTINDKRIPTIALASAGAVTEPVDQRRYVFKLAPNAVDSAAALTAELTRRQIRKVAVLHSADGYGQEGLAALRREFGKTTLRLVAAESVRTTDTEVSAQIGDLIEKKPQALILWTPPEQATLAATTARQAKFGGSLFFDASAAGDLFLGPSARSTEQATLIFTQTMVIDDVIATTPAKAARRQWFQDYTARWGGYNGFSSFAADAVQLIADAEQRAGGKSGEVDRDALREVLETSQLDGLSGPIRMTPDNHSGLMPQALTTLVARGGRWRLAG; encoded by the coding sequence TTGAGCCCCATCCGCTCCGCGCGTATCGCGGCGCTCGCATCGGCCATGCTGGCCACCACGCTCACCGGCTGCGGGATCGGCGGGGAACCGCAGGACACCAGCCCGATCGTGATCGCCGCCGACCTCGAACTCTCCGGCGCTTCCGCGCCCATCGGCAAGGTCTACCAACGGGCCCTGGAACTGAAGGTCGACCAGATGAACGCCTCCGGCGCGCTGGGCGGCCGGAAGATCGAACTGAACGTCAAGGACAACCGCTCCGACGCCGCCGAGTCCTTGCGCAACATCAATGATTTCAGCGGCGACTCGCGGGTGAGCGCCGTCATCATGGGCGGCTGCAACGAATGCGCCGTCGGCGCGGCGCGCACGATCAACGACAAGCGCATTCCGACCATCGCGCTCGCTTCGGCGGGAGCGGTCACCGAACCGGTCGACCAGCGCCGCTACGTCTTCAAGCTGGCCCCGAATGCGGTCGACAGCGCGGCGGCCCTCACCGCCGAACTCACCCGGCGCCAAATCCGCAAGGTGGCGGTGCTGCACAGCGCCGACGGGTACGGCCAGGAAGGGCTCGCCGCGCTGCGCCGCGAGTTCGGCAAGACCACGCTGCGGCTGGTCGCCGCCGAATCCGTGCGTACCACCGACACCGAGGTGAGCGCACAGATCGGCGACCTGATCGAGAAGAAGCCGCAGGCGCTGATCCTGTGGACGCCACCGGAGCAGGCGACGCTGGCCGCCACCACCGCGCGGCAGGCCAAGTTCGGCGGGTCGCTGTTCTTCGACGCCTCGGCGGCCGGGGACCTGTTCCTCGGCCCGTCCGCCCGCTCCACCGAGCAGGCCACGCTGATCTTCACCCAGACCATGGTGATCGACGACGTGATCGCCACCACCCCGGCCAAGGCCGCCCGGCGACAGTGGTTCCAGGACTACACGGCCCGGTGGGGCGGCTACAACGGCTTCTCCTCGTTCGCGGCGGACGCCGTCCAGCTCATCGCCGACGCCGAGCAGCGCGCCGGCGGCAAGTCGGGCGAGGTCGACCGGGACGCCCTGCGCGAGGTCCTGGAGACCTCGCAGCTCGACGGGCTCTCCGGGCCGATCCGGATGACTCCGGACAACCACTCGGGGTTGATGCCGCAGGCTCTGACGACGCTCGTGGCTCGTGGGGGTCGGTGGCGTCTCGCCGGGTAG